Proteins found in one Ptychodera flava strain L36383 chromosome 3, AS_Pfla_20210202, whole genome shotgun sequence genomic segment:
- the LOC139130078 gene encoding bone morphogenetic protein 1-like gives MKTVFGLLILCALAWSSRSSEQTPVTGIDPCLSQPCENGGTCVFDNNTSYRCDCAAGFVGTECHDVDCGNQQFMTEAMEITSPFYPQQYPLYKRCSYRLESEPGKLIEVKFSKFALENSHECKKDFVDIFDGGDTLSPIINNYCGNQTPETILTSGPRLFIEFRSDGSVVDGGFHLTATPIDDDGTPSSTRTDYTAKEDDRHEQGEVHCIPIGAIVTAPHCRVEYTNL, from the exons ATGAAAACAGTATTCGGCTTACTTATCTTGTGCGCGCTGGCATGGTCAAGTCGATCAAGCGAACAAACGCCCGTGACAG GTATTGATCCATGTCTCTCTCAGCCCTGTGAAAATGGCGGAACGTGTGTGTTCGACAACAACACTTCGTACAGATGCGACTGCGCAGCGGGTTTTGTAGGCACCGAATGCCATGACG tGGACTGCGGTAACCAACAGTTTATGACAGAAGCGATGGAAATCACGTCACCTTTCTATCCACAGCAGTATCCCCTTTACAAAAGGTGTTCATACCGTCTTGAATCTGAGCCAGGTAAACTCATTGAG GTGAAGTTTTCTAAGTTTGCATTGGAAAACTCGCATGAATGTAAGAAAGACTTTGTTGACATCTTCGACGGAGGTGATACCCTAAGTCCGATTATTAACAATTATTGTGGAAACCAGACACCGGAGACAATCCTAACGAGCGGTCCCAGACTTTTCATTGAGTTTCGCTCTGACGGATCTGTCGTCGACGGTGGTTTCCACCTCACCGCAACACCAATTGATGACGATGGCACGCCCTCATCGACAAGAACAGACTATACAG CAAAAGAAGATGACAGACACGAGCAAGGGGAGGTACACTGTATTCCCATTGGGGCTATCGTGACAGCGCCCCACTGCCGCGTGGAGTATACGAACTTATGA
- the LOC139130091 gene encoding nicotinamide N-methyltransferase-like — MESKASVTDNYNLHFNPKAYLERYYSSVEGYVEEEEGVLPWTLEILHSIFSHEGVSGDRLIDIGTGPCIYSFVSSCTKFKEIVVGEYSEQNRNALKRWVDNEPGSFDWSSIIEHVCQLEGHSEFKERESLLRKTIKDIIPCDVRLANPLIGHASPQKFDCMSSAYCLEVACRSKPEYVKCLKNMAGLLKTGGLFVQLCEPLSFYRLGDWVFEGILLDEAFLKSALEEAGFTQIICRSRKRTSTAGENTYYDFTFVISAMKE, encoded by the exons ATGGAGTCAAAGGCAAGCGTGACCGACAACTACAACCTTCACTTCAACCCTAAGGCATACTTGGAACGATACTACAGTTCGGTGGAAGGATATGTGGAAGAGGAGGAGGGCGTTCTTCCCTGGACCCTCGAGATTCTGCACAGTATTTTCAGCCATG AGGGGGTTTCAGGTGATCGTCTAATCGACATTGGCACGGGTCCATGCATCTATTCATTTGTGTCATCGTGTACAAAATTTAAGGAGATCGTCGTTGGTGAGTACAGTGAGCAAAATAGGAACGCCCTCAAGCGGTGGGTTGATAACGAACCCGGCAGCTTCGATTGGTCGTCGATCATTGAACATGTGTGTCAGTTGGAAGGTCATAG tgaatttaaaGAACGGGAGTCTTTGCTACGTAAGACCATCAAAGACATCATTCCCTGTGACGTCCGCCTGGCTAATCCGCTGATCGGTCATGCTTCCCCGCAAAAGTTTGACTGCATGTCGTCTGCTTACTGTTTGGAAGTAGCGTGCCGAAGCAAACCAGAATATGTGAAATGCCTGAAAAACATGGCCGGCCTTTTGAAGACGGGAGGTTTGTTTGTTCAGCTTTGTGAACCCCTGTCATTTTACCGACTCGGTGACTGGGTCTTTGAAGGCATTCTCCTCGATGAAGCCTTTCTGAAGTCGGCGCTGGAAGAGGCAGGCTTTACACAGATTATCTGTCGGTCTCGCAAGCGGACTAGTACCgctggtgaaaatacatattacGATTTCACTTTTGTGATAAGCGCGATGAAGGAGTGA